One window of Nicotiana tomentosiformis chromosome 11, ASM39032v3, whole genome shotgun sequence genomic DNA carries:
- the LOC104107482 gene encoding calmodulin-binding protein 60 B, with amino-acid sequence MQTRYMERTKSMKRSLEGDEEQQPERKRPALASVIVEALKVDSLQRLCSSLEPILRRVVSEEVERALAKLGPARVAGRSSPKRIEGSDGRNLQLQFRSRLSLPLFTGGKVEGEHGAAIHVVLIDADTGHLVTTGAESCIKLDVVVLEGDFNTEDDEGWTQEEFDSHVVKEREGKRPLLTGELQVTLKEGVGTLGDLTFTDNSSWIRSRKFRLGMKVASGYCEGVRIREAKTEAFTVKDHRGELYKKHYPPALNDDVWRLEKIGKDGSFHKRLNKAEIFTVEDFLRLVVRDPQKLRNILGSGMSNKMWDALIEHAKTCVLSGKLYVYYSDDSRNVGVVFNNIYELNGLIAGEQYYSADSLSDSQKVYVDSLVKKAYDNWNQVVEYDGKSFLNIKQNQKASSSRNELAVGPVDYPNNVVNQLPQSRLPVSVQSEQSAMDPNLLIGVSGYNDSMVARMPNQSPMMNSNSRSQFESTPFAPQQQITNTHQLQSTSYDNNVGLALGPPQSSSFQTMTSSLPQTNLNPFEDWSHNRDKGVDEFLSEEEIRMRSHEILENDDMQHLLRLFSMGGGHGSVNVSEDGYGFPSFMPSPSPTFGYDEDPKRSGKAVVGWLKIKAAMRWGFFVRKKAAERRAQIVELDDE; translated from the exons ATGCAGACTAGGTATATGGAGAGGACAAAATCTATGAAGAGGAGCTTGGAGGGTGATGAGGAGCAGCAGCCTGAGCGTAAAAGGCCTGCTTTAGCTAG TGTAATTGTGGAAGCTCTCAAGGTGGATAGCCTTCAAAGGCTCTGCTCATCGTTGGAACCGATTCTTCGGAGAGTT GTTAGTGAAGAGGTGGAACGAGCGTTGGCTAAATTAGGACCTGCCAGAGTTGCTGGAAG GTCATCTCCTAAGAGAATTGAAGGGTCCGATGGAAGAAACTTGCAGCTTCAGTTCAGGTCTAGGCTATCTTTGCCTCTGTTCACTGGAGGCAAAGTAGAAGGGGAGCATGGTGCTGCTATCCATGTTGTGTTGATTGATGCAGATACTGGCCATCTTGTGACTACTGGAGCTGAATCATGTATAAAACTGGATGTTGTTGTGCTAGAAGGTGATTTCAACACTGAAGATGATGAAGGATGGACGCAAGAAGAATTTGACAGTCATGTTGTTAAAGAGCGTGAAGGAAAGAGACCTCTTTTAACCGGTGAGTTGCAAGTTACACTCAAGGAAGGCGTTGGAACTTTAGGGGATCTCACATTTACAGATAATTCAAGTTGGATAAGGAGCAGGAAATTTAGACTTGGCATGAAAGTTGCTTCTGGATATTGTGAAGGCGTACGCATACGAGAAGCAAAGACTGAGGCTTTCACTGTtaaagatcaccgtggagaat TGTACAAGAAACATTATCCACCAGCTCTAAATGATGATGTCTGGAGATTGGAGAAGATAGGCAAGGATGGTTCCTTCCACAAGAGGTTAAATAAGGCTGAGATATTTACTGTCGAAGACTTCCTTAGGCTTGTGGTTAGAGACCCGCAGAAACTACGGAAT ATCCTTGGAAGCGGTATGTCAAATAAGATGTGGGATGCTCTAATAGAGCATGCAAAGACTTGTGTCTTGAGTGGGAAGCTTTATGTTTATTATTCTGATGATTCAAGAAATGTGGGTGTTGTTTTCAACAATATTTATGAGCTGAATGGCCTTATAGCTGGTGAACAATACTATTCGGCAGATTCACTTTCAGACAGCCAGAAG GTATATGTAGATTCATTGGTCAAGAAAGCGTATGATAATTGGAATCAAGTTGTTGAATATGATGGCAAGTCATTTTTGAATATTAAGCAAAATCAAAAAGCAAGCTCTTCGAGGAACGAGCTTGCTGTTGGGCCAGTGGATTATCCCAACAACGTGGTTAATCAGCTTCCACAATCACGACTTCCTGTTTCAGTCCAATCTGAGCAATCTGCTATGGACCCCAACTTGCTAATTGGAG TTTCAGGTTATAATGACAGCATGGTTGCTAGAATGCCTAACCAAAGTCCGATGATGAATTCTAATTCCCGCTCACAGTTCGAGAGCACTCCATTTGCTCCTCAGCAGCAAATAACCAACACTCATCAGCTCCAAAGTACGAGCTATGACAACAATGTTGGCCTGGCTCTTGGTCCTCCGCAATCATCTTCATTCCAGACAATGACCTCATCTCTCCCACAAACCAATCTTAATCCTTTCGAGGACTGGTCACACAACAGGGACAAGGGAGTGGACGAGTTCTTGTCTGAGGAGGAAATTCGAATGAGAAGCCACGAAATTCTTGAGAATGATGATATGCAACACTTGCTGAGACTCTTCAGCATGGGAGGTGGCCATGGCTCTGTCAATGTGTCTGAAGACGGATATGGCTTCCCATCTTTCATGCCTTCACCATCTCCTACTTTTGGTTATGATGAGGACCCCAAACGTTCAGGAAAAGCTGTTGTGGGTTGGCTGAAAATTAAGGCTGCAATGAGATGGGGATTCTTTGTGCGGAAGAAGGCAGCTGAGAGGCGGGCACAGATTGTGGAACTGGATGATGAATAA